GCAAACGGCCCCGCCCCTTCTGCAGGCGCATCTCAGTATATGGGGTCCATCAATCCAGATTAAACGATTTATGAGACAGGTCTAAACTCGAATACGAGAGAAGTTTCTTCTCCTGGCACTGACTGCCGGACCCGAAGGTGTCCAAGCCAGTTCTTGTCATCAGGCGCCGGAAAATCCTCCCGAAAGTGGGCTCCCCTGCTCTCCTCCCGTCTCATGGCTGCCGCCAGAATCAGGGCCGCTGTCCGGGCGGCAAGACGGAGTTCCAGTAACCCTTGCATATCCGATGGATGATCCGGTTGAGGGAGACTCATGAGTTCAGTGTGGATTTCTTTTGCGACGCTCAAGGCCTGTATGAGACCCTCCCGGTTTCTGATGATCCCCCCTTCTTCCCACATGATTTTCCGAAGCCTGGTCTTGAGCCGGGGCAGAACCACAGCATCCTTCCCGGGCAGGGGACCGAATTCAGGTCTGACCAATTGGGCTATAATGTCCTTCTCTGCAGGGGCAGAGTCCCGGCCGGCCCACTTGGCTGCGGCTGCCCCGGCCCGCGCGCCAAAGACCTGGGTCTCGGTCAGGGCGTTTCCCCCCAGGCGGTTCGCCCCGTGCAGCCCGCCTGTCACCTCACCGGCCGCAAAGAGACCGGGCACAGTGGTGGCGCCCTGGTCATCGATACGGATCCCTCCCATGGTGTGGTGTGCCATGGGCGCCACCTGGACAGGATGCTCCCATGCGCCGTAGTGTTTTCCCAGAATTTCCCACGTGGAAGCCGAGAACGGGTCTTGTTTCCACCGTTCCTCGGACACGTCCGTCAGGTCCAGCCGGATCTGACGTCTCTGCCTGAAAATCTCATCAAAAAGGACATGTGAAAGCCGGTCCCGGGCCTTCTCCCCGGCCGGACGTTCCTCGATCCCATATTTCTCAAGGATGTCTTCCTTGCCGCTGTTGAACAGCTGTCCTTGATCAGCAAGCCGGGGAGGAATCAGAAAGGGAGGGAATTTCCGCTCCGCCAGCCCCAGCGGATAAAACTGCACGAATTCCATGTCTTGAAGTTCTGCACCGGCATCCAATGCAATGGCGTGACTCTCGCCGAACATCCTCTGGGGATTGTCATGACGAAGGTAGAGGGCCCCTGCTCCGCCCGTGGCCAGAATCACGGCCTTTGCAGCAAATCCCATAAAACAGCCTCGGACCGTCGAATAGGCGACAAGGCCGGCCGAACCCTCAAGGAGCTTGAGTCCGGTTACTGTCATTCCGCCCATGAAGCGGACGCCCAGGGTTTTGGCCTTTTCCAGGAGACATTGTACAATCGCCTGACCCCAGACCGGTGGCCGGCCTTTTGAAAAGAGATAGCCTTTATGGAATTCGCCTGATATTCCCCACGCCGCCAGCTCTTCCAGTCTTTCGGGACCTTCCGCCACAAGAACCTCTACCAGCTCCTTTTGATTAATGCCCCGCCCCGCCTGCAGGGTATCGCGGATGTGGTTTTCGGCCTCTTGGGGCCTTGCAACCCCTGCGAATACACCCGCGCTTAAGATGGTACAGCTTGCCTTTCCCGGAAGGCCCTTGGAGATCACACACACATCCAAACCGGCCTCCCTCGCTGATATGGACGCCCTGAGACCTGCCGCACCGCTGCCGACAATGAGTACATCACACGAGATATGTTCCATGACTGCTCCTCTGTCTAGCTCAAGGATCCTTCAGAAAACCTGGCCATGTCGTCCATGAGTCTGCGTATCGTCTCACCAGGCATTGGGATGTGGCTTTTGCACACCTCGCAAATTATCTCCCCACAGAGAAAATAAAGTGGAGATCATCCTCATTTTTTTCGGAAAACAGATTCCCCCCGTCTCCCCCTGTTCATTGCATGCTACCAAGCATCCGGATATTCTACTCACCGGTCTGGACATAAATCTTCTTTATACCAGCGCAGAATATGAGTCAAGTGTAGACCCCTTTACAAAAGCGATATTTCTTATTCCAGGAAATTGGTCCCGGATTCATTTTGTCCGCCACAAAAAATTGGTTTTCTCTTGACGCCAGACCGCATTTCAGGATAATCTATTTCGAGAAAAGTAACTCGTATCCCTCTTCTTGCTCCTCCTCAACTCGTGCTGAATCAGCGTTCTGTATCCGCGTACCCTGTAAAGCCGTTTTTGCCGCCGCGATTGCCGGTTCTCCCCGTTTTCTTTAGCATCTCAAGCAAGGCATTCGACCTAAAACCGGACACCGCCTATTGTCCGTTCGGCCCAAATCACATGGTGACCAACACGACGTCAGTTGGAAGTCATTAAAAATGGAATGCCCTAAATGCCAGACTGAAAATCCTAATACCAGGAGGTTTTGCCGGGAGTGTGGGGCAAAACTCGTCCTGTACTGCCCCCACTGTAGCTCAGAAAACCAGCCCGGTGACAAATTCTGCGGTGAATGCGGCCATGGTCTCACCCAGACCGAAGAACCAGCCCCCAAAGATCTCTCCTTTGACGAAAAATTAGATAAAATCCAACGATATCTTCCTGAAGGGCTTACCGAGAAGATCCTTTCCCAACGGGACAGAATCGAAGGGGAACGAAAACAGGTCACGGTTATGTTCTGTGACATGGCCGGATTTACGTCACTGGTGGAAAAACTGGGACCTGAAGAGGCATATACGGTTATGGATCAGGTGTATGAGATCCTGATTCACAAGGTCCATGATTATGAGGGTACAGTGAATGAGATGACCGGCGACGGGATTATGGCGCTGTTTGGGGCACCCATTGCCTTAGAGGATGCCCCTCAACGGGCGATTCGCTCCGCATTAGCAATTCACCGGGAGATGGTTAAGTTCAACGAGAAAATGAAGGAAGACAAAACAGAGATACCCCCGCTCAAGATGCGGATCGG
Above is a genomic segment from Deltaproteobacteria bacterium containing:
- a CDS encoding FAD-dependent oxidoreductase — its product is MEHISCDVLIVGSGAAGLRASISAREAGLDVCVISKGLPGKASCTILSAGVFAGVARPQEAENHIRDTLQAGRGINQKELVEVLVAEGPERLEELAAWGISGEFHKGYLFSKGRPPVWGQAIVQCLLEKAKTLGVRFMGGMTVTGLKLLEGSAGLVAYSTVRGCFMGFAAKAVILATGGAGALYLRHDNPQRMFGESHAIALDAGAELQDMEFVQFYPLGLAERKFPPFLIPPRLADQGQLFNSGKEDILEKYGIEERPAGEKARDRLSHVLFDEIFRQRRQIRLDLTDVSEERWKQDPFSASTWEILGKHYGAWEHPVQVAPMAHHTMGGIRIDDQGATTVPGLFAAGEVTGGLHGANRLGGNALTETQVFGARAGAAAAKWAGRDSAPAEKDIIAQLVRPEFGPLPGKDAVVLPRLKTRLRKIMWEEGGIIRNREGLIQALSVAKEIHTELMSLPQPDHPSDMQGLLELRLAARTAALILAAAMRREESRGAHFREDFPAPDDKNWLGHLRVRQSVPGEETSLVFEFRPVS